The region AAGAGAGCTTGAGCTACCTATATTTTATATAGGCGTTGGCGAGAGCATGGACGATATCATCAAATTTAACCCAGACGAGTTTTTAGACGAGCTGATGGACGCCATTTTTGAGTAGGGTAAAATTTCTTAGTAAAATTTGCTTTTTTGCTGCTCTTTTGGCGATTGATATTCTTGCATTTACTCCAAAAAGTCCTGCGATCATCGAAAATTCGTGGGACAAAGCAAACCATTTTTTAGCTTTTTTCGTTCTTTATATACTGCTCTACCTTGGCTATGAGTTTGTAATTTTAAAAAATTTAGCCCTACTTTTAGCCTTTGGAGTGCAAATAGAGCTCGTTCAGGCATTTTTGCCAAACAGGAGCTTTAGCCTGCTTGACATCGTGGCTGACATGATCGGAGCGGTCTTTGGAGTGATAGTAGTTGAAATTTTAAAAAGGATATATTATGGCAAAAGCAAAGCCAGTTTTTGAGTGTCAAGCCTGCGGTAATCAACAGGCAAAGTGGCTGGGTAAATGCCCACAATGTGGGGCTTGGGACAGCTTTGTCGAGCTTAGCCAGCAAGAGATAAAGATAAGCAAGGAGATAGCAAAAAGCAGTGGCACACCCAGCAAAGCCATAAGCATAGACGAAGTTGAAATTCA is a window of Campylobacter concisus DNA encoding:
- a CDS encoding VanZ family protein — protein: MSRVKFLSKICFFAALLAIDILAFTPKSPAIIENSWDKANHFLAFFVLYILLYLGYEFVILKNLALLLAFGVQIELVQAFLPNRSFSLLDIVADMIGAVFGVIVVEILKRIYYGKSKASF